A window of Silurus meridionalis isolate SWU-2019-XX chromosome 4, ASM1480568v1, whole genome shotgun sequence contains these coding sequences:
- the si:dkey-192l18.9 gene encoding LOW QUALITY PROTEIN: F-box/LRR-repeat protein 7 (The sequence of the model RefSeq protein was modified relative to this genomic sequence to represent the inferred CDS: inserted 1 base in 1 codon) yields the protein MGANNGKQCGSEGKGSSSISSDVSSGTDHTPTKAPRNVTASEDSDLSMRTHSTPSPALILNLIPSHISPQSHPNGHESQSSSPSPSPTIPRETVAIIHAPPGSCKKASKSHSTTLAEFLPDPVMLQIFSHLSTPQLCRCSRVCRRWYSLAWDPRLWRTILLSGELLHADRAXKVLTQRLCQDTPNVCLTLETVVASRCPRLSDRGLRVLAQCCPELRQLEVAGCYNISNEAVFDVVSRCPNLEHLDVSGCPKVTCISLTQESSLPLSPLHGQQIGLRYLDMTDCTSLEDEGLRAIALHCPLLTHLYLRRCTRLTDEAVRQLTLHCPALRQLSLSDCHLLGDFGLREVARMEGQLRHLSVAHCSRVTDVGLRYVARYSPRLRYLNARGCEGITDQGLSHLARSCPKLRALDVGRCPLVSDQGLEMLARCCAGLRRLSLKGCESVTGRGLKALATGCSELQMLNVQECEVPAEALRLIRCHRRRCVIEHTNPAFY from the exons ACTCAGACCTGAGCATGAGGACACATAGCACCCCGAGTCCTGCTCTCATCCTGAACTTGATTCCTTCTCATATTTCTCCTCAATCTCATCCCAATGGCCATGAGTCTCAATCTTCATCCCCATCTCCATCTCCGACCATTCCTAGAGAAACTGTCGCTATCATTCATGCTCCTCCAGGAAGCTGCAAAAAAGCCTCCAAATCTCACTCCACCACACTCGCTGAATTTCTTCCAGACCCGGTCATGTTGCAGATCTTCTCTCACCTCTCCACTCCACAGCTTTGTCGCTGTTCCCGAGTGTGTCGGCGCTGGTACAGCCTGGCCTGGGACCCGCGTCTTTGGAGAACCATTCTACTGAGCGGAGAGTTGCTCCATGCCGACAGAG CTAAGGTCCTCACTCAGCGCTTGTGCCAGGACACCCCTAATGTCTGTCTCACCCTGGAGACAGTGGTGGCAAGCAGATGCCCAAGGCTGTCTGATCGTGGCCTCCGTGTGCTGGCTCAGTGCTGCCCTGAGTTACGACAACTTGAGGTTGCAGGTTGTTATAACATTTCTAATGAGGCGGTATTTGACGTCGTGTCCCGCTGTCCAAACCTTGAGCACCTGGATGTCTCAG GCTGCCCTAAAGTAACATGTATAAGTCTGACTCAGGAGAGTTCATtgcctctctctcctctccatgGACAGCAGATCGGCCTGCGTTATCTGGACATGACAGACTGCACGTCTCTGGAGGATGAAGGTTTGCGGGCCATCGCACTTCACTGCCCGCTCCTCACCCATCTCTATCTGCGGCGCTGCACCCGGCTGACGGACGAAGCCGTACGTCAGCTGACTCTTCATTGCCCTGCTCTGCGCCAGCTCAGTCTGAGTGATTGCCATTTACTGGGCGACTTCGGCTTGCGTGAAGTGGCGCGCATGGAGGGTCAGCTACGCCATCTGAGCGTGGCACACTGTAGCCGTGTCACTGACGTAGGCCTGCGCTATGTGGCACGTTACTCTCCACGTCTGCGCTACCTGAATGCTCGGGGCTGTGAAGGAATCACGGATCAGGGCCTGAGCCACCTTGCCCGTAGCTGTCCCAAGCTGCGGGCGCTGGATGTGGGCCGATGCCCATTGGTGTCAGACCAGGGACTTGAAATGTTGGCACGTTGTTGTGCCGGACTCAGAAGGCTCAGTTTAAAAGGATGTGAGAGTGTAACTGGCAGAGGGTTGAAAGCATTAGCTACAGGATGTTCTGAACTACAGATGCTTAATGTACAGGAGTGTGAGGTGCCCGCAGAGGCGCTTAGGCTAATACGATGCCACCGCAGGCGCTGTGTGATTGAACACACCAACCCGGCTTTTTACTGA